A single window of Achromobacter xylosoxidans DNA harbors:
- a CDS encoding GntR family transcriptional regulator produces the protein MNAISPATLEPQAPDALAAAVAALEEDIVFGRLHPRERLTEDELMARFDMKRHAVRQVLVELELLGVVERKRNVGAVVRAFSAREVMELYALREVLEVHAASLMPLPVPPARLAALIAVQREHDAAVADGDARRVFRSNQRFHRELFSLLDNAVLGQAIEEYARRTHPIRFGSLAAANYRERARQEHWAMIHALRDGDRAALMTLCREHLLPSRDAYLASEQARRGA, from the coding sequence ATGAACGCCATCAGCCCCGCCACCCTCGAACCCCAAGCGCCCGACGCCCTGGCGGCGGCGGTCGCCGCGCTGGAGGAAGACATCGTCTTCGGCCGGCTGCATCCGCGCGAGCGGCTGACCGAGGACGAGCTGATGGCGCGCTTCGACATGAAGCGCCACGCGGTGCGCCAGGTGCTGGTGGAGCTGGAGCTGCTGGGCGTGGTCGAGCGCAAGCGCAACGTCGGCGCGGTGGTGCGGGCTTTCTCGGCGCGCGAGGTGATGGAGCTGTACGCGCTGCGCGAAGTGCTGGAAGTGCATGCCGCCAGCCTGATGCCGCTGCCGGTGCCGCCGGCGCGGCTGGCGGCGTTGATCGCGGTGCAGCGCGAGCACGACGCGGCCGTGGCCGATGGCGACGCGCGCCGCGTGTTCCGCAGCAACCAGCGTTTTCACCGCGAGTTGTTCAGCCTGCTCGACAACGCGGTGCTGGGCCAGGCCATCGAGGAATACGCGCGCCGCACCCATCCGATCCGCTTCGGTTCGCTGGCGGCCGCCAATTACCGCGAACGCGCCCGCCAGGAACACTGGGCCATGATCCACGCCCTGCGCGACGGCGACCGCGCCGCGCTGATGACGCTGTGCCGCGAGCACCTGCTGCCCTCGCGCGACGCCTACCTGGCGTCGGAACAGGCGCGCCGCGGCGCCTGA
- a CDS encoding IlvD/Edd family dehydratase, whose amino-acid sequence MTDDTKGGKPAQGPFDSDGARSTGVARGLTNYGDTGFSLFLRKAFIKGAGLSDDALARPIIGIVNTGSSYNPCHGNAPQLIEAVKRGVMLAGGLPMDFPTISVHESFSQPTSMYLRNLMSMDTEEMIRAQPMDAVVLIGGCDKTVPAQLMGASSAGVPAIQLVTGSMLTGSHRGERVGACTDCRRYWGRYRAEEIDAPEIADVNNQLVASVGTCSVMGTASTMACLTEAMGMMVSGGASAPAVTADRVRVAERTGATAVAMAAARLTPDRIITGKSIENALRVLLAIGGSTNGIVHLTAIAGRLGINIDLAGLDRMSRETPVLVDLKPSGQHYMEDFHHAGGMLALLRELRPLLHLDALTVSGRTLGEELDDAPAPFKQDVIRSVAAPIYPVGGLAVLRGNLAPGGAIIKQSAANPKLMEHEGRAVVFEDAEDMARRIDDEALDVTADDVLVLKRIGPTGAPGMPEAGYMPIPKKLARTGVKDMVRISDGRMSGTAAGTIVLHVTPEAAIGGPLAYVQNGDRIRLSVARREIALLVEDAELARRMAAGPVERPAAERGYRKLFLQTVTQADQGVDFDFLRAGATRDTVPKQ is encoded by the coding sequence GGGCGGCAAGCCCGCCCAGGGCCCCTTCGACAGCGACGGCGCGCGCAGCACCGGCGTGGCGCGCGGGCTCACCAACTACGGCGACACCGGCTTTTCGCTGTTCCTGCGCAAGGCCTTCATCAAGGGCGCCGGCCTGTCCGACGACGCGCTGGCGCGTCCCATCATCGGCATCGTCAACACCGGCAGCAGCTACAACCCCTGCCACGGCAACGCGCCGCAACTGATCGAGGCGGTCAAGCGCGGCGTGATGCTGGCCGGCGGCCTGCCGATGGACTTCCCCACCATCTCGGTGCACGAGAGCTTCTCGCAGCCCACCAGCATGTACCTGCGCAACCTGATGTCGATGGACACCGAGGAAATGATCCGCGCGCAGCCGATGGACGCGGTGGTGCTGATCGGCGGTTGCGACAAGACGGTGCCGGCGCAGTTGATGGGCGCCTCGTCCGCCGGCGTGCCCGCGATCCAGCTGGTGACCGGCTCGATGCTGACCGGCTCGCACCGCGGCGAACGCGTCGGCGCCTGCACCGACTGCCGCCGCTACTGGGGCCGCTACCGCGCCGAGGAGATCGACGCGCCCGAGATCGCCGACGTCAACAACCAGTTGGTGGCCAGCGTCGGCACCTGTTCGGTGATGGGCACCGCCAGCACCATGGCCTGCCTGACCGAGGCCATGGGCATGATGGTGTCCGGCGGCGCGTCCGCCCCGGCCGTCACCGCCGACCGCGTGCGCGTGGCCGAGCGCACCGGCGCCACCGCCGTCGCCATGGCGGCCGCGCGCCTGACGCCCGACCGCATCATCACCGGCAAGTCCATCGAGAACGCGCTGCGCGTGCTGCTGGCCATCGGCGGCTCGACCAACGGCATCGTGCACCTGACCGCCATCGCCGGCCGCCTGGGCATCAATATCGACCTGGCCGGGCTCGACCGCATGAGCCGCGAGACGCCCGTGCTGGTGGACCTCAAGCCCTCCGGCCAGCACTACATGGAAGACTTCCACCACGCCGGCGGCATGCTGGCGCTGCTGCGCGAACTGCGCCCGCTGCTGCACCTGGACGCGCTGACCGTCTCGGGCCGCACCCTGGGCGAGGAACTGGACGACGCCCCCGCGCCGTTCAAGCAGGACGTGATCCGCAGCGTCGCCGCGCCCATCTATCCGGTGGGCGGCCTGGCCGTGCTGCGCGGCAACCTGGCGCCCGGCGGCGCCATCATCAAGCAGTCGGCCGCCAATCCCAAGCTGATGGAGCACGAAGGCCGCGCGGTGGTGTTCGAGGACGCCGAGGACATGGCCCGCCGCATCGACGACGAGGCGCTGGACGTGACCGCCGACGACGTGCTGGTGCTCAAGCGCATCGGCCCCACCGGCGCGCCCGGCATGCCCGAGGCCGGCTACATGCCGATCCCCAAGAAGCTGGCGCGCACCGGCGTCAAGGACATGGTGCGGATTTCCGACGGCCGCATGAGCGGCACGGCGGCCGGCACCATCGTGCTGCACGTCACCCCGGAGGCCGCGATTGGCGGACCGCTCGCCTACGTGCAAAATGGCGACCGGATCCGCCTGTCGGTGGCGCGGCGCGAAATCGCCCTGCTGGTCGAGGATGCCGAGCTGGCGCGCCGCATGGCGGCCGGCCCGGTCGAGCGTCCGGCGGCCGAGCGCGGCTACCGCAAGCTGTTCCTGCAGACCGTGACGCAGGCCGACCAGGGCGTGGACTTCGACTTCCTGCGGGCCGGCGCCACCCGCGACACCGTGCCCAAGCAATAA